TATTACTAAAACTAGTGATAACTCCTATAATGAACACttttaataggcctatttactTTTCAGCCTTTTTCATGTTACTACAAACTAAGAGGAATCACAGAGTAGGAGGAATCTTCTCTGTGGAGGAATACAGGTTCATTGCTGCCAAAAAATGATAGATGTAAAATAGGAATGGACCCAGTTTGTCTTTCACTGTTCCACTTAGGGGGCGTCCGTAAAAACTGACCATTTTTTTGTGAGTGGTGGCTTTCAGTGCAGGCGGAACTCCGGCGAACCATCTACACACCAGGGTTATTAATAGCCAAGGATagtgtatatagtgaggtccacgttataatgacagtatttgatcaactttggttttgctatccttgtctatcatttgacaaagccggtggtactatccttttctaggtctacaacgatgccaattatgtttttgacagtgtagaaatataataatttaatgcagagaatcggcatagctattcttctatctttatcgactgccattataaggtggacctcactatagctataCTATTCTGTACCATACACTATTCTTGGGTTATAgccagtgaactctaaactaactgttaagcatcagcatataataaatatagtatatttatcataatttgtaTACTGTATATTATGTAGGTAGGCGtatcatacattttatgtataatgtataatataaatttagtgtaagtagcagcatataatactaatagaatctaatagtataatactataatctaatagaatctataagtacgaaaaaataaacatttaatgaattttgtgtaaacatagctttacaataatgattaataattctgtgttatcatcatgagatgacataatttattttaggtacctacttttattttgaaaaatatgatattgctatcagctgaattgtaattaatttttgaaatcttcccatttcaaataaatttaataatcgttcaatttacaattataaaataattttatgtgtataattatatgtgtattattgtttatataatttataattataaaataattattatttagcatattttactgtttgcttatcatatgatcataattataatacaattgatataatgtttcttcatagatttctttgcatcatttctgaaactcccacactgatttgaaatgttatcagaatacctagtatattgctatcattacataatttattaatcctgtgttattgaatcatcataatttattttatttatctacttttattgtgaaaaatatgagattggactatgagcctgttttttcattcccaatcatttcatgacagtttatatttgtccttgttaaataaatgaaaataaataaataatacacttctcttaaatctggcccaaagttattcccatgcttgtgaaaagttgacaatactaaaactactgcagtcacaaataaaaaaattcttttctttattaatattcaacctatttcattatttttgctctcaaaaagttaacaattgtaatattacatttgaaaatttgttccttgttttgacacatagtcctatataaacttcatctcttctctccattgatgaaatcatgtaggCCTAATACttgtggaaaaataaaaaaatatataaaaataaaaattctccctgagttttaatttatatttcatattactttccttgccctataatcataggtaaggaaagtattgctttccgaaaaaaattaaggtaccccaatttcttaatttctactatacgtttcaaggtcccctgagtccaaaaaagtggtttttgggtattggtctgtatgtgtgtgtgtgtggtgtgtgtgtgtgtgtgtgtgtgtgtgtgtgtgtgtgtgtggtgtgtgtgtgtgtgtgtgtgtgtgtgtgtgtgtgtgtgtgtgtgtgtggtgtgtggtgtgtgtgtgtgtggtgtgtgtgtgtgtgtgtgtgtgtgtgtgtgtgtgtgtgtactgtatgagtgtatgtgcgtctgtgtacacgatatctcatctcccaatcaacagaatgacttgaaatttgaaacgtgataaggtccttacaatataaggatccgacacgaacaatttccataaaatgcgattcaagatggcggcaaaaatggcgagaatgttgtcaaaaaaagagtatttcgcgattttctcgaaaacggctccaacgatttttattaaagttatacataaaatagtcattgataagctctatcaacttctacaagtcccatatctgtaaaaatttcaggagctccgccccatctgtgcaaagtttgattttagattctcaattatcaaggcttcagattcaatttaaacaaaaaattccgaatggaaaagattgagcatgagaatctctacaattaatgttcagcaacattttcacctaaaattaaaaaataagctcgaaattcgagaaaatgtgactaaccaattgcaaactgttagcagcagttgattctattaaatgattcactatgaagagatagcagacctcgtgtgtctccagcgttattgccctgtcaccagctggctcaaatctttgaatagtagacttgagatgtgcgggaacactagcgtcaggtgatcaattttcataacggcaaggaaagttgtgtgagtgtgccacaacagattttttttagcaaactattcattgagaaaaaaatgttcctgtgaactaacataaatgaattgaccatattattttgacttggaaaattttgaaacagataactcAATCACGATAttaggttaaaataaaaacaaaaaatctggtgtgacgcactcacacaactttccttgccgttatgaaaattgatcacctgtcgctagtgttaccgcgcataacaagtctactattcaaagatctgagccagctggtgacaggacaataacgcgcTGGAGACACACTATAGTCTGCTAtcacttcatagtgaatgatttaatagaatcaacagtttgcaattgaataatcacatttcctcgaatttcgagcttattttcaattataggtgaaaatgttactgaacattagttgtagagattttcatgctcaatcttatccacttgaatttttttgtttgaattgtatttgaagcctgataattggaaatccaAAATCGTACTTTGCATAGATTGGgcagctcctggaatttttacagatatgggacttgtggcagttgatagagcttatcaatggctTTTTTCGctataaatttaattgaaatcgttggagtcgttttcgataaaatcgcgaaataccctattttttgacaacattttcaccattttagccgccatcttgaattgcattcgattgaaattgttcgtgtcggatccttatagtgtaaggacctcaggttccaaatttcaagtcattccgttgattgggagatgagatatcgtgtacctGTAGGCCtgcacagacacacatacagtCATACACtcctcatacacacacacatacagaccaatacccaaaaaccacttttttggactcaggagaccttgaaacttatagaaatttgtgaattggggtaccttaatttttttcggaaagcaatacttaccttacccatggtaatacgtaattgccctattaccatgggtaaggaaagtaaaaaggcaAGCGtttgtaaaagactttgtttttccCTGTTTCCCTAGTAACGAAttagaatatgatgaaacctatttgtgtcgagggggcgtttggtgctatgcggttgctattcggtaccgaatcatcgtttcacacttatcggaatttgccgaaaacgaaacgaaccgaatgagtgtgaaactagccttataATGGTATTAGGGAatgatagaagaacagcgttgccgattcaaTGCTCTTCATAGAATAGGATATAGTTGATACCAGTAGCCTATAGGCTACCGTTTCTAGTTTAAAGGTGTAGAACAGTTGGTGCATAATTATTTCCCCCCTCAATCACGTGCTAAGATTGTTGAATGGACATGGTGGTGGAATGGATGTGTTTTCAAATTGCCCATCAAGTTTAAGGCACACAACACTGCTTCTGAGACGAAATTAGGATAACTGAAAATACAAATGCACCGACAAAATTTTTGCACATTAATTTTCCAGTCACCATCAATAGCATTACAATTTATAGTTTTCCGTCTGTTTCATTTAAATACAATTCAATTTACTGTCCTCTTATTGTGTCATAGATACTTACTGTACCGATACTTTGTGTCATAGCCtcctaatttttatttcattgtcaTAGTTGTTCATTGGCGttatttatcatcatcatcatcaacaccGCATCATCCTCATCTCTTTCATGCTTGCTGTTATCAACACTTCATGTCCATTCCCACTCACCTTCTTTTTCACTTATcctcatttttcaatatcaattgaatttttttttccaaaatattgTAGTTCTTTTTAAAACGTTAGTTGActatcaatttttgttttgaatgtGAACTGTACATTGTACGGTATTTGTCTAGTACTATGTCAAAGGGAGCATATTTGGGTTATTTTTACCTCTTATTGCTTCTATTGTAAATTTgcgaataaaaaaataaataactgtCTGATGTAAACTGCattcttattgaaaataatcattaagtATAGCCCATTTCATTCTCGAGAATGTTTTTTTCGAtggtctaaaaataaattttcagatATTGAGATTGAAGGTTGTAGAGCTACTGTAGTAAGGATTTATTTACTTCTCATTTTTCCCTTGGAATAAAATGTTGCACTTGAGTATAGGCTATGTTCTAGTAAGTGTTGCACTActaactacagtaactatatagcAGTTACCTATATAGACTGTAGTTCTTTAActaccatacataatataaagtTATATTCTAAAATTTTAGGAAAAACACAAACTGAGATATTTAATttactagaaaaaaattattaaagatgACTAGAGTGAAATCAACATTATCAACATTGGTTGGCTATCCTTATCTGTCGTCGGACAAAGCTGATGTCTTCATCCTTTTCCAACTCCAAAACAATGttaaatttattgtttggacactataattattatgaaggagttatattcattataaaaattgtgaagatgtaatatttttcaagatacaataagtaatttattattttattgattaatttattcatttaccttgagtgatttattattatcataagaATCAAACTAATACTATCAGAATGATATAGGTACCTGGATAACTTGAATAACCACAGTGAGGTAATATTATAGAAGGTGGTAAAAACGGTAATTTTACAACAATGACGTGAATCTTACCATCAGTTCACTTTTctgatatctattcattcattttatttatttaatttatcattcatatCTATTTATTGATATGAGTCATCTGGGTAGGAGATTCCACACATCTCATGGTCTGCATCTCAATAAATTAGGTAAGAAAATGATCTGTGATAGTATAATTGGATGCGTGCGTAATAACTTCCTGTATAGAAAATCGACTCCAGCTATTCCTCTCTATAGTTCTTTTTTAGTTTAATTGACATAAGTGATACCGAGGTAACTGAAATTTACAATACTTCTCGCTCAAATCTAGTTTTTGACAGTGACTCTCCTCTTGACAATCTACATCCAGATTTTAACCCAATCATTCCCACATATGAATCCAAAGATATTTGTTATGGTAAGATATCTACTTTTCCTCGTCAAAttccaatgaataaaaatagaacaaatgtTGATAAGGTCTCCATATTACATCAAAATGTACAACACCTACCATCACGCTTGGAAATGTTAAATATCAATTTAGATGAGTTAGAGCCTGACATAGTAGCGATTTCAGAACACAAAATGTCAAATTCTGAAATAGAAATACTCAATGTTCCGAAATATCAGATAAGCTCAAGCTTTTCTAGACTAGAGAGTACTGGAGGTGGGGTCATGATCCTagtacataataaaatattttccaagtgTAAATCTGTAAAGTTACCAGCTATTTTGTCAATAACAACTGAAAAAGAGTTTGAATGCTGTGTTACTGAATTCACTCTTGATGGTTTAAATTTTGTAATGGCTTGCTTATACAGAACTCCTCAGCATTGTTTTTTGGATCCATTCTTGGAGAAGCTAGAAAttctacttgaaattttatgtaaaaaatataagaaagtTATTTTAGCAGGAGACATAAATATCAATGttttagagaaaaataatacttataataagTTAATGAATGTTCTCAAAATGCATAATATGATTTACATGATTGATTTTCCAACAAGAATAACAACCACATCCGAAACAGCAATAGATAACTTTATTACGAACATTGTTGACGATAGTTTAAATGCATCGAGCATCATCACTCACATATCGGATCATGATGCGCAACTGCTTGAGATCCGGGGTGTGAGTGGCGTTCTTGATAAACCAACTAGGAAATTTTATCGTAGATTTGATGAAAGTCATTTGGAAGTATTTTATAGAGAATTAGCAAATCTGAATTGGATGGAGATTTATCAATCACCagttgatgaaaaatatgatgTCTTCATCTCAGTATTTTCACATTACTTCAACATTCATTTCCCAAAGATACTAAGatataaaaaggataataacaGCAAGATTAGGATGAGTACTGAGgtgattgataaaaaaaatgaattattagagTTGGAAAATTTACATAGACGAACTAAAAGAGaaaatttaaagattcaaataaaaaataatagaaaagctCTCAAACTTatgatacaaaaaaataaacagaaatactttgataaaaaaataatggattccaaaaacaagaacaaaatagCTTGGAAAATTATTAATGCTGAGGTGGGTAAGAGTAAAaagaataattctaatttaGGTGTAATAAGTAATGGTGCACTTTCAACGGACCCTCATTGTGTTagcaatatttttaatgattttttcgtTACAGCAGTTGACAATTTTGTAATTCCGAATATTCCTAAAAGTTCGATACCTGTATATGTACCAGTTTTACAAGGTTGTCAAACTTCCTTAAGATTTAGATTCAATCCTATTAGCGAGagtcaattaataaaaatagtaatGTCATTTGAAAACAAACACTCTTCTGGTCCGGATGACATTCCAATGACAGTTGTCAAAAAAGTTTTACCAGCAATAATCAAACCACTAGCACATATTGTAAATTCCTCCCTAATATCAGGCCATTTTCCTAACAAACTGAAGATAGCTAGAGTCTtcccaatatttaaaaaaggtaGTATCACAGATCCTGGTTGTTATAGGCCGATAGCATTATTgtcagtattttcaaaaattattgaacgagtggtttatattcaattgatggagtacttagaaataaataatctattggaCACAGAACAACATGGCTTTCgttcaaaaaaatcaacaattacaGCAGGAGTGGAtttcataaatacaataattaataatatagatAAAGGAGAGAAAGTTGTTGGCACATTTCTGGACATGACTCGTGCATTTGACAGTGTACTTCACGTTGTTCTGTTACATTCGCTAGAGGATTTAGGAGTACATGGAAAGGAGCTTACTTGGTTCTCATCTTATTTAATTGGTAGACAGCAATTTGTAGAAATAGAGCATACTCAAGAGAACAGTAACCATATATGTAAGAGAAGCTATCGCTCTGAcctgaaaagtttaaaataTGGAGTACCCCAAGGGTCAATTTTGGGTCCGCTATTATTCCTGTGCTATATCAGGGGTATGCCCAATGTGGTTCCACCGCAAGCCTCTGTATGCCTATATGCGGATGATGCCAATATAATCTTTACTGGAAAATCGACTGAAGATGTGGAGCTCTCATCTGCTATAGGCCTGTCCTCGattaatgaatatttgaatagcCGGAATCTATTATTGAACTCAAGCAAATCTATAGTTGTCCCTTTTATGACTAGGCAGAGTAGGAATGAATTATGCCCAAGCATAGCAGTGAATAACGAGCTTCTAGAGTCAGAAGAGAGAACAAAATTTCTAGGCTTGTTAATAGATAGCAATCTTTCATGGGATGATCATGTTTGCCaagttataaaaaaaatatcccCAGGTCTGTATGCTTTGCGTAGAATGTCTAATTTATGTAGTATACAGACACTGAAATCAATATACCACTCCGTAATACATGCGCATCTAGCTTACGGTCTATGTATTTATGGCAGTACTAGTAAGAATAATCTTGATAAAATCCTCAAACAGCAGAAAACAGCTATAAGAATCATGCTCAACCTCGATAGAATTGACTCAGTAAAAGTAGCGTTCTCACAACTTGGAATCTTGACAGTTTATGGCCAATACATTTTTGATGTTATTATCTTCTTCAAGAACATTGCTGGTACAAACTTAAGGAATAATACACACAATTATAATACGCGTTTCGGTCGAATTACAGAAAGACACAGATTACATATCtttgagaaaaaaacaatttacagAGGAGAGAAATATTTTCTGAAGCTACCAACTAGTTTAAGAGTATTAGaagattctcaaatatttagaAAGAACTTGAAGGAATATCTGGTGAACTTATCGTTGTATTCGTTATATGAGTTTGAcgctaatttttaaataaattataaatttctttgTAGTCTAGAGATAGCCTAGCCCTAGAGTTGTAAAATCTTTGACACTATTCATATGTACTTGTAcattatttaatgaataaagacaaaattgaattgaattgaattgaattgaatttatttatctcatttttacaatcaccactacatcaaattaatgattagGAGAAGACCAACTGGATAAactcaaaactgtttctctatCTAACTTTGATAGAAGTTATCTGAATGAGGTTATGTAAACACTTCTTATTTATGATAATCACAGAAATTTACATTATAAGAATATTCTAATCATTAACTAATCTATGTATTTCTCGTATAGTATACATTATACTTGAGAATGCAAATTATGACACTCAttgcaaaattataaaaatattatggcaaaatgagaaattaaattattattattaaaagttgttgataaatatttttttaatcatgttTATGCGTTGTAtctattgttgaattttatctTGCATGGGAGTACCAGAAAGACTAGCTGATCTTTTAATGAATACAGGCAAAATGTTTTGGGATATCAATGAAATTATTGGGGGAGGGGGGGGGGCAGCTAGAAGCAGATTTTTTCCCCAAATTTAGGAGGGGAGTATTGTTCTATGTAGTTCCATGGGCTTGGTTTGGATAAGCACCCCTGTTTTACTTCAATCACGTGTTCTTAAAAATAATACCCACATGCTTAAATTATCTTCTAAAGAGTCTCTAAGTCTCTTTACATAAACATAATCACAAGCACACACAATAAACTTTAGGATTTCATCAcccaaaatatttaaaattctcTTTTCATAATTGCAAAGTATAATTACTTCAATATACAAACACTACTTCAAATGTGCTTCATATGAGAATATattgagttatatattaattgaatttacCAAAACATCCTATGACAAGTGATTTTGGAGGTTAATGATATGATATCATGAATTTGTAGAAggtatgatgaataatttaaaacaatagTAATGCTGTGGATctttgtaattcaatttttatcacattatttttctgtttattttgAATACGATATTAGGAATAGTTGTAATAATCAACATTGTTCAAAAGTAACGCTGTGGGTCTatgtaattgaaattttgattatattattatttattgtattttttacattAGGTGTAGGTAATCATCAATATTAGCAAGCCTGCATGCAAGTACCAAAATCATTTGAGTGTGAGAGTAGAGCACATACGCCCGAAAAATATTCCTATTTCCAATTTAGagtaataaattacaatatttccaaATAAACCCtggtaataatataaatatttgaataataaatctaTATATGGATGAGTCTATCTCTATTTTATTTAGTAATGATGCCCATTTTTGGTGTAAGATTTGTgtagaacaataataatacaaaatcaagaCAGTTGGAGGACtgcttaaataattttttactgATCAGAAATGGAATACTAGGCTATTTACATTTTCAAACGAGTGTTCACACATTGTTAGAGAATTGATTTGTGAAGTACGGTAAATACAATTAAGATAATTGCTTCCATTACAGATAATAGCTTAGAGcaacatcaaaataattcattcaaaaatggGATCAACTGAAAGCTCAACTCGtaaaatatcaattgaaaatgacgAGGATCTAAAAGAGAATTCATCTTTTCCACAAACAATAAAAGTTAAAAAAATCAACAACCCTAATCATCAAACTCCAGAAATAAGTTTGGAGAAGGTTGACAATTCTAATATTGGAGTATCTGAGAATGAAAGCGAAGATAAAGATGAATACAAAGATGGCGATGTCAAATCCACCAAAGAAATAcccaaaatgaaaaatgagctcTCCGAAAAAGAACTCAACCTTCAGCACGTGCAAATGCTGAAAACCAACAAGGAAAACTGGGACAAGAAAATTCAGAATCTGAAAGAAAAACACGATAAAATCTACAGTGATTACATAGAGGAGTATCAGAAAGCAGTCAAGGATAACAGCCCTAAggaacaaaagaaaaaaaacgcGGTTCCTTGTAAGGATTTCAAGGAGAAGGTTTTGAAATGCtatcagaaaaataaaacagaaaCACTGGTTTGCTCAGAAATTGTACAGGAATACATGAAATGTTTGGATAATGCTAGATGTGATGTAATGGAGAAGAAATAAAACCAATTATacgaaaaaatgaattatttatacattatttcATTGTTGTTAAGGTGGATatctataatacaatattgaataaaaatgaagtaTGCATAAAATGACCATGTCACTGAGTAGCTTTTGATTATGACCATTATtgaaatccaattcaattttttatttttgaaattatgtgATACCAACATTTTGATTACTTCGCTCTTCTCGATTTAAGcatcatttcaatatttcaaaataatatgattcgTACAAGAATTATATGATGTCGCTCAACATTCATCCAAAGAATAATCAGTTTTTCACTAGTCATTAATCTTTAACTAAGAAAGTAAGA
The window above is part of the Nilaparvata lugens isolate BPH chromosome 12, ASM1435652v1, whole genome shotgun sequence genome. Proteins encoded here:
- the LOC111059549 gene encoding MICOS complex subunit MIC19 translates to MGSTESSTRKISIENDEDLKENSSFPQTIKVKKINNPNHQTPEISLEKVDNSNIGVSENESEDKDEYKDGDVKSTKEIPKMKNELSEKELNLQHVQMLKTNKENWDKKIQNLKEKHDKIYSDYIEEYQKAVKDNSPKEQKKKNAVPCKDFKEKVLKCYQKNKTETLVCSEIVQEYMKCLDNARCDVMEKK